A window of Desulfomonile tiedjei genomic DNA:
TTCCCTTTGCCGTACATGTCCATGAGCAGAGCGCCGCTCTTTCTAAGAGCGTTCTCCACAAATTCCTTAAGGGTCCGGAGTTCCGGTTCACTCAAAGATTGATCCTTCTTCTTGGCCATTACTTACCTCATTGACAAAACCACGCTTCGGCTCAGGGGCCGATTTTGGGCCCGGACACGTGGTCACAATCGACCAACTCCGGTCAGGCCTTTGTCCCTGCCATTCGTGAATTTGTCACCGATTCAAAATAGAAGAGGTGGTGTCTGAGAATCCAGCCTGTAATTTACCGGCATGACCGGCTTGATGTCAAGGAAGACTGCGTACATGAATAACAACACGTTTTCCCTTGACAGTCCCGCGGCACTTGACTAATATTGTTCGATTATGATTTGAGGATTAATTTCCAGGCTGGAGGTGCGTCCATATATGGCCGTCAAAATACGCCTGGCGCGATACGGCGCCAAAAAGAAACCCTTCTATAGGGTCGTGGCATCAGACTCCCGATTCCCCAGGGATGGCCGATTCCTGGAAGTGCTGGGAACATACGACCCTAGAAATAAACAAAGAGGCATCAACGTCAGAACCGAAGATGTCGATAAATGGATCGCCAAAGGCGCGGAAATCTCCGACACCGTGCGGAGAATCGTGAAAGAAGCGAAGAAGAAAGCCACGGCCCAGAATTAATGCTCTGACCGATGTGGTTGTTCACAGTCCGGAGGAATCCCTTCCAGGGGAAGAGAGGGGACGAATGAAAAACCTGATCGAATACATTGCCAAAGCGCTTGTGGACAATCCCGACGAGGTATCAGTCTCTGAAGTGGAAGGCGACTCGGTCGCGGTAATAGAACTGAAGGTGGC
This region includes:
- the rpsP gene encoding 30S ribosomal protein S16, with product MAVKIRLARYGAKKKPFYRVVASDSRFPRDGRFLEVLGTYDPRNKQRGINVRTEDVDKWIAKGAEISDTVRRIVKEAKKKATAQN